Proteins encoded within one genomic window of Brassica rapa cultivar Chiifu-401-42 chromosome A09, CAAS_Brap_v3.01, whole genome shotgun sequence:
- the LOC103842526 gene encoding probable inactive DNA (cytosine-5)-methyltransferase DRM3 isoform X1 gives MADLRRRNGGGGGGDSHSSNRDKHDSLFPKPDTHIGDNAAAPPPPVSNVKSRLIEMGFSSSLVHKKIDENGIHKGVEMDEMIDFLVAAQLDEKYAEDSQKNGTDTNGEEDDVVLPAEVPSELPLDKTSQLLEMGFSRQEISTAIEKLGEEAQVSDLAESIIIGQVPADNLEDIEKKVSEIPSTARACPSKSWRFVAQEEKEGSSSGTATKVGKRIKDEESDDFDNRGKRLRPALETPGMQQDSAMQPPLSQYKRPYVFYGNIGELSPKEWSKISSFFFGIQPEHVDTRLCSTLSRKESYMHNLPVENRFHILPKPTRSAPPPPPSFISSPENLERIMGYPPNHTNIGSGGGGARLKLLDYCFQTDTLGYHLSVLKPMFPQGLRVLSLFSGIGGAEIALSRLGIHLRSVCSVEPCGLSRSVLKRWWGSSGQSGELEQIEDIRSLRTKRLEALVGRFGGFDLVICQNPPTPADLSRESSRSGACGFDFTLLNQVVRVSKLVRGLMESI, from the exons ATG GCTGATTTGCGTAGACGTaacggaggaggaggtggtggagatTCCCACAGTAGTAATCGAGACAAACATGATTCATTGTTTCCAAAACCAGACACTCATATTGGG GACAATGCTgctgctcctcctcctcctgttaGTAATGTGAAGTCAAGGCTTATTGAGATGGGATTCAGCTCCTCTCTTGTCCACAAGAAAATAGACGAAAACGGTATTCACAAAGGCGTGGAGATGGACGAGATGATAGACTTCCTCGTTGCTGCTCAGTTAGATGAAAAATATGCAGAAGATTCCCAAAAGAATGGTACTGACACtaatggagaagaagatgatgttgTTCTACCAGCTGAG GTTCCCAGTGAATTACCGCTTGACAAAACTTCACAGCTGTTGGAAATGGGATTCTCTCGTCAAGAAATCTCAACGGCTATTGAGAAGCTAG GTGAAGAAGCTCAGGTCTCTGACCTCGCTGAGTCAATCATAATTGGTCAAGTTCCAGCTGATAACCTGGAAGATATAGAAAAG AAAGTTTCAGAGATTCCTTCAACAGCTCGTGCATGTCCTTCAAAGAGTTGGAGATTTGTTGCCCAGGAGGAAAAGGAGGGTTCCTCAAGTGGCACTGCCACCAAGGTGGGCAAAAGAATAAAAGATGAAGAGTCTGACGACTTTGATAACAGAGGGAAACGGCTAAGACCAGCTTTAGAAACACCAGGGATGCAACAAGACAGCGCAATGCAGCCACCTTTGTCCCAGTACAAGCGACCTTACGTTTTCTACGGAAACATAGGAGAACTATCTCCCAAGGAGTGGTCTAAGATCTCAAGTTTCTTCTTCGGGATTCAACCTGAGCATGTAGACACTCGGCTGTGTTCAACTCTCAGTAGGAAAGAAAGTTACATGCACAACCTCCCCGTCGAAAACAGGTTCCATATACTCCCAAAGCCAACTCGGAgcgctcctcctcctccaccaagCTTCATCTCGTCGCCTGAGAATCTGGAGCGCATCATGGGATATCCACCAAACCACACCAACATTggtagtggtggtggtggagcaAGATTGAAGCTGCTTGATTATTGCTTCCAAACGGACACGTTGGGTTACCATCTCTCCGTGCTCAAGCCTATGTTTCCCCAAGGGTTAAGAGTTCTATCGCTCTTCAGCGGAATCGGTGGTGCGGAGATCGCGTTGAGCCGCCTTGGGATCCATCTGAGAAGCGTGTGCTCTGTGGAGCCCTGTGGTTTGAGCCGTAGCGTGCTGAAGAGGTGGTGGGGGAGCTCGGGGCAGAGCGGAGAGCTTGAGCAGATTGAGGATATAAGGAGCTTGAGGACCAAGAGGCTGGAGGCTTTGGTGGGGAGATTTGGCGGGTTTGATTTGGTCATATGTCAAAACCCGCCGACGCCGGCTGATCTCTCTAGAGAAAGCTCGAGAAGCGGAGCGTGTGGGTTTGATTTTACGTTGTTGAACCAGGTGGTTCGGGTCTCCAAACTTGTCAGAGGTTTGATGGAGTCGATTTGA
- the LOC103842526 gene encoding probable inactive DNA (cytosine-5)-methyltransferase DRM3 isoform X2: MGFSSSLVHKKIDENGIHKGVEMDEMIDFLVAAQLDEKYAEDSQKNGTDTNGEEDDVVLPAEVPSELPLDKTSQLLEMGFSRQEISTAIEKLGEEAQVSDLAESIIIGQVPADNLEDIEKKVSEIPSTARACPSKSWRFVAQEEKEGSSSGTATKVGKRIKDEESDDFDNRGKRLRPALETPGMQQDSAMQPPLSQYKRPYVFYGNIGELSPKEWSKISSFFFGIQPEHVDTRLCSTLSRKESYMHNLPVENRFHILPKPTRSAPPPPPSFISSPENLERIMGYPPNHTNIGSGGGGARLKLLDYCFQTDTLGYHLSVLKPMFPQGLRVLSLFSGIGGAEIALSRLGIHLRSVCSVEPCGLSRSVLKRWWGSSGQSGELEQIEDIRSLRTKRLEALVGRFGGFDLVICQNPPTPADLSRESSRSGACGFDFTLLNQVVRVSKLVRGLMESI; encoded by the exons ATGGGATTCAGCTCCTCTCTTGTCCACAAGAAAATAGACGAAAACGGTATTCACAAAGGCGTGGAGATGGACGAGATGATAGACTTCCTCGTTGCTGCTCAGTTAGATGAAAAATATGCAGAAGATTCCCAAAAGAATGGTACTGACACtaatggagaagaagatgatgttgTTCTACCAGCTGAG GTTCCCAGTGAATTACCGCTTGACAAAACTTCACAGCTGTTGGAAATGGGATTCTCTCGTCAAGAAATCTCAACGGCTATTGAGAAGCTAG GTGAAGAAGCTCAGGTCTCTGACCTCGCTGAGTCAATCATAATTGGTCAAGTTCCAGCTGATAACCTGGAAGATATAGAAAAG AAAGTTTCAGAGATTCCTTCAACAGCTCGTGCATGTCCTTCAAAGAGTTGGAGATTTGTTGCCCAGGAGGAAAAGGAGGGTTCCTCAAGTGGCACTGCCACCAAGGTGGGCAAAAGAATAAAAGATGAAGAGTCTGACGACTTTGATAACAGAGGGAAACGGCTAAGACCAGCTTTAGAAACACCAGGGATGCAACAAGACAGCGCAATGCAGCCACCTTTGTCCCAGTACAAGCGACCTTACGTTTTCTACGGAAACATAGGAGAACTATCTCCCAAGGAGTGGTCTAAGATCTCAAGTTTCTTCTTCGGGATTCAACCTGAGCATGTAGACACTCGGCTGTGTTCAACTCTCAGTAGGAAAGAAAGTTACATGCACAACCTCCCCGTCGAAAACAGGTTCCATATACTCCCAAAGCCAACTCGGAgcgctcctcctcctccaccaagCTTCATCTCGTCGCCTGAGAATCTGGAGCGCATCATGGGATATCCACCAAACCACACCAACATTggtagtggtggtggtggagcaAGATTGAAGCTGCTTGATTATTGCTTCCAAACGGACACGTTGGGTTACCATCTCTCCGTGCTCAAGCCTATGTTTCCCCAAGGGTTAAGAGTTCTATCGCTCTTCAGCGGAATCGGTGGTGCGGAGATCGCGTTGAGCCGCCTTGGGATCCATCTGAGAAGCGTGTGCTCTGTGGAGCCCTGTGGTTTGAGCCGTAGCGTGCTGAAGAGGTGGTGGGGGAGCTCGGGGCAGAGCGGAGAGCTTGAGCAGATTGAGGATATAAGGAGCTTGAGGACCAAGAGGCTGGAGGCTTTGGTGGGGAGATTTGGCGGGTTTGATTTGGTCATATGTCAAAACCCGCCGACGCCGGCTGATCTCTCTAGAGAAAGCTCGAGAAGCGGAGCGTGTGGGTTTGATTTTACGTTGTTGAACCAGGTGGTTCGGGTCTCCAAACTTGTCAGAGGTTTGATGGAGTCGATTTGA